A window from Ramlibacter pinisoli encodes these proteins:
- a CDS encoding glycosyltransferase family 4 protein, which yields MLLILVLCGVVSSLLCAFLVRSGRRIGRQYRHDMPQRFHAGHVPRLGGVAIMAATAVGWTWLVVANRYLGVPNGIQLAPHAALAWGAVALVATATGTAEDLSHVLRARWRMLFTGLAAILAVWLLGLQVTRLALPWIDGLWQMTPWPGILLALVAIAGLPHAFNLIDGYNGLAATVAIICCLALAYVALQVGDREIAGLVLATAGATAGFLVWNYPRGLIFAGDGGAYLWGVVIAMASVLLVQRHAQVSPWFSMLLLAYPVLELTFSAYRKAARGQSPGMADALHFHQLIYRRVVREVFHDDEARRMLMRNNRTSPYLWGFSAFTVAPAALFWDNTPVLIGVLVTFVAFYVWAYIAIVRFKVPRWLRRGLRP from the coding sequence ATGCTCTTAATTCTGGTTCTGTGCGGGGTGGTCTCCAGCCTCCTGTGCGCTTTCCTCGTCCGGTCGGGCCGTCGCATCGGCCGCCAGTACCGCCACGACATGCCGCAGCGCTTCCACGCCGGCCACGTCCCCCGCCTGGGTGGTGTGGCGATCATGGCTGCCACGGCGGTCGGATGGACCTGGCTCGTGGTCGCGAACCGGTACCTGGGGGTGCCCAACGGCATCCAGCTGGCGCCGCACGCCGCGCTGGCGTGGGGCGCGGTCGCCCTGGTCGCCACCGCCACCGGCACTGCGGAAGACCTCTCGCACGTCCTGCGTGCGCGCTGGCGCATGCTGTTCACGGGGCTTGCCGCCATCCTGGCCGTGTGGCTCCTTGGCCTGCAGGTAACCCGCCTAGCGTTGCCCTGGATCGACGGGCTCTGGCAGATGACGCCCTGGCCGGGCATCCTGCTGGCTCTGGTGGCCATCGCGGGTCTGCCGCATGCCTTCAACCTGATCGACGGCTACAACGGCCTGGCCGCCACCGTGGCCATCATTTGCTGCCTGGCGCTGGCCTATGTCGCGCTGCAGGTGGGCGACCGGGAAATCGCGGGGCTGGTTCTCGCCACCGCCGGCGCCACGGCCGGGTTCCTGGTGTGGAACTACCCGCGTGGCCTGATCTTCGCCGGCGACGGCGGCGCCTATCTGTGGGGTGTGGTGATCGCCATGGCCAGCGTCCTGCTCGTCCAGCGGCATGCGCAGGTCTCGCCCTGGTTCTCGATGTTGCTGCTGGCGTACCCGGTGCTGGAACTCACGTTCTCCGCCTACCGCAAGGCCGCCCGGGGACAGTCGCCGGGCATGGCCGACGCGCTGCACTTCCACCAGCTGATCTACCGCCGGGTTGTGCGGGAGGTGTTCCATGACGATGAAGCCCGCCGCATGCTGATGCGCAACAACCGGACATCGCCGTACCTGTGGGGGTTTTCCGCGTTCACGGTCGCCCCGGCGGCCCTGTTCTGGGACAACACCCCGGTGCTCATCGGCGTGCTGGTCACCTTCGTGGCGTTCTACGTCTGGGCCTACATTGCCATCGTGCGGTTCAAGGTTCCCCGCTGGCTGCGTCGCGGGCTTCGGCCGTGA
- a CDS encoding glycosyltransferase, with protein sequence MLADGRPPLVTVSVVVHRQWSLVRPLLEQLDRWCPGVVNRIVLTVNLPEPGISTEGIGLPVVRIDNSQPLGFGANHNQAFRHCRTPWFLVLNPDIRLDVDAVSALLALAADDTGLLAPRVHEPGKAEAEPYRTLPTPAELLRRRLPGHRPPAAPDWVAGMFMLLRRDAFEAVQGFDERYYMYCEDVDLCARLRLAGWQVRSIPSVVVRHEAQRASQSSLRPLVWHVASLARLWSSLAFWRYAALLRRVENRNAAL encoded by the coding sequence ATGCTCGCCGACGGCCGCCCTCCCCTCGTGACCGTCTCGGTCGTCGTGCACCGGCAATGGAGCCTGGTGCGGCCGCTGCTGGAACAACTGGATCGCTGGTGCCCCGGCGTGGTGAACCGGATCGTCCTGACGGTCAACCTGCCGGAGCCCGGCATCTCGACCGAGGGTATCGGCTTGCCGGTCGTGCGCATCGACAACTCCCAGCCCCTGGGCTTCGGCGCGAACCACAACCAGGCCTTCCGGCACTGCCGCACGCCTTGGTTCCTGGTTCTCAATCCGGACATTCGCCTGGACGTAGACGCGGTCAGCGCGCTCCTGGCGCTCGCCGCCGACGACACCGGCCTGCTGGCCCCCCGGGTGCACGAACCCGGCAAGGCCGAGGCCGAGCCGTACCGCACCCTGCCCACGCCCGCTGAATTGCTGCGGCGCCGGCTGCCCGGCCACCGCCCTCCCGCCGCGCCCGACTGGGTCGCCGGCATGTTCATGCTGCTGCGCCGCGACGCCTTCGAGGCGGTGCAAGGCTTCGACGAGCGCTACTACATGTACTGCGAGGACGTCGACCTCTGCGCCCGCTTGCGCCTGGCGGGCTGGCAGGTGCGATCGATTCCTTCGGTGGTCGTCCGCCACGAAGCGCAGCGGGCCAGTCAGTCCTCCCTGCGCCCGTTGGTCTGGCACGTGGCCAGCCTGGCACGCCTGTGGAGCTCGCTCGCGTTCT